The following nucleotide sequence is from Puniceicoccales bacterium.
CATTCATTGGTTAGATCTGAAACCGCTTTGTTATAAATGTCTATGTCTTTGGAAGGGCCTGTGATGTCGATGGGATTGTACCCGGTTTGTATTGGCTTAATTATTGCTGTTTTCAAACCCTGCTTGACCGCATTACGAAATAAGGCCGATGAAATTATTGTTTTTCCAACTTCGGTATCGGTCCCGGTTACGAAAAGTAGATTTTTTCTCTTCATTCCTGAAAAGCTAGGCCAAGTTTTTTGATATTCTCCAGATCTCTTGCGATCGATTCACCACCGGTGGTCAAATAGTCTCCAACCATAACCGCATCGGCTCCGGCTTTGAAAATTTCGTACTGTCGATCGCCAAGGATATCCTTTCTACCTCCACAAATCCGGATACTTATGTCCTGTAGAACTAACCGAAAGATGGCTATGATTCTTAGAGCTTCATCGGCTGATAGCGGTGGTAGATTTTCAAACGGCGTCCCCTGGTGTCTGTATAGAAAATTTATTGGAACGCTATCGGGTTTCAATCTGTATAGTTCGAAGGCGAAATCCAGGCGATCGCTCCAGGTTTCGCCGCAGCCAAAAATTCCACCTACGCAGGTTTCCAGACCTACGGTTTTTGCATTTTTAGCCGTGGTTAGTCTATCTCTCCATTTTTGTGTGGTACATATTTTTGGATAGAAAGCCTCGGAGGTTTCCAAATTATGGTGAAATCTTGTCAAGCCATTCTGTTTTAGATACCTGAGATCGTCGATGCTCAATCTCCCCAGTGATCCACATAGGCGCTGTTTGTTCTCGGTAGCTAGGTTCTTGAGTACCTGGGCCAGAGATTCCACGTCCTGATTGCCAAGTTTGCCTCCACTGGTGACAACCCCGCATTTATTTGCGCCAGAATTGAGGACTTCCTGTATTTTTTTTCTAAGCGTTTCTTTATCAAGGAATTTGTATGTGTCAATCTGGGTTTGATGAAACGAACTTTGGGAACAGAATTTGCAGTCCATATCGCAAATCCCAGACCGGGCATTGATTATTCCACAAAGATGAATTTTGTTACCGAAGTATTTTTCTCTTAAAGAGTTAGCCTTCCGGAATAGCTCTTCACTGGAGTAGGTTGTGGCGATGGTCAAAGCAACTTTCTTTGTCAGCATACAAGGGATTGGTGCAACTATGGCCG
It contains:
- the bioB gene encoding biotin synthase BioB, which translates into the protein MLTKKVALTIATTYSSEELFRKANSLREKYFGNKIHLCGIINARSGICDMDCKFCSQSSFHQTQIDTYKFLDKETLRKKIQEVLNSGANKCGVVTSGGKLGNQDVESLAQVLKNLATENKQRLCGSLGRLSIDDLRYLKQNGLTRFHHNLETSEAFYPKICTTQKWRDRLTTAKNAKTVGLETCVGGIFGCGETWSDRLDFAFELYRLKPDSVPINFLYRHQGTPFENLPPLSADEALRIIAIFRLVLQDISIRICGGRKDILGDRQYEIFKAGADAVMVGDYLTTGGESIARDLENIKKLGLAFQE